In Microbacterium sp. ABRD28, the genomic stretch GGAGCATCGTCGGAGGTCGTCGCCGGGGCATCCTTCTCCCGGAAGATGCGGTCGATGGCCCACAGGAACGCCGACAGCGTCTTGCCCGAGCCGGTCGGTGCCACCACGAGTGCGTGCTTGCCGTGGGAGATCGCATCCCATGCCCCGGCCTGCGCCGCGGTCGGTTCGGCGAAGGCGCCACGGAACCAGTCCTGGGTCGCAGGACCGAAGCGGCCGAGCACCTCAGGTGCCGCCACCGTCGAGGCGTCGCTCATCCCTCCATCTTCCCGCGCACCTCCGACATCGGGGCGGGCTTGACCGGACCCCTCCTCATTCCCCGTCCTGCGGGTTCTCTCCGCTGAGGTCAGAGCTCTTCCAGCGCACCGTCCCGCAGCTCGAGCACGAGGTCCACGCCGAGCCGGCCGAGGAACGCGTCGTCGTGGCTGACGACCAGTACCGCCCCCCGATACGACGAGAGTGCTGCGACGAGCTGGTCGACGGTGTCGAGATCGAGGTTGTTCGTCGGTTCGTCGAGCACCAGAAGGTGAGGTGCCGGGTCGGCCAGGAGGAGGCGGGCCAGCGCCACCCGGAATCGCTCCCCGCCTGACAGCGCCGACACCGGGCGGTCGACCGCCGCGCCGCGGATGAGGAATCGGGCGAGCCGGTTGCGCAGTTCCACCGTGCCGGTGTGCGGCGCGGCGGCGGCGATGTTCGCGAGCACGGAATCCTGATCGTTCAGCCCGTCGACCCGCTGCGGGAGGTAGCCGATCCGGTCGGTGTGAGGTTCGATCAGGATGTCGCCGACGGAACCGCCCCCGCCGACGAGCCGTTCCAGCAGGGTGGTCTTCCCCGCCCCGTTGGGGCCGACGAGGGCCACCCGTTCTGGGCCCTGGATGATCCACGCGCGCTGATCGCCGGCGATGGTGGCGATGCGGCGTCCCGCCGCGACCCCCGGGTCGGGCAGGTCGATGCGCACCGCGTCGTCGTCACGGATCCGACGCTCGGCGAGGTCGAGGGCTGCACGGGCGGCCTGCTCGCGGTCTGCCATCTCGCTGCGGTACTTGCCCGCAGACACCTGGGCGGCCCGCTTCAACCCGCCCGCGACGATCTTCGGAACGCGCTTCTCGCGCTCTGCCTTGCGTCCCATCGCCAGGCGGTGCGAGATCTTCGTCTCGGCTTCGATGCGGTCGCGGCGCTCTCGGCGGTAGTGCTGAGCGGCGGCGCGCTCGGCCTGGCGCGCCGCGTCTTGTTCCGCATCGAGCCAGGCTCGCCACTGCGAGTAGGGCCCGCCGAACACCGACAGCGTGTGGTCGTACAGCTCGGCGGTGTCGTCCATGCGCTCGAGCAGGGAGATGTCGTGGCTGACGACGATGAGCGTTCCCTGCCACTGGTCGACCAGGTCGTAGAGGCGGTGGCGCGCATCGCGATCGAGGTTGTTCGTCGGTTCGTCGAGCAGGGTGATGGCCGCCCCGCCCGCGCGGAGGCCCGCGATCGCGGCGAGCACGGCCTCGCCGCCCGAGAGCTCTCCCACGCGGCGGTCGAGCATGTCGGGCTGGAGGCCCGCCTCCGCGAGGGCGGCGTGACAGCGCGCCTCGATGTCCCAGTCGTCGCCGACGGCGTCGAAGTGCCGCAGGGCGACATCGCCGGCCTCGATCGCGCGGACCGCGCGCAGGGCCGGGCCGGCGCCCAACAGGTCGGCGACGGGGATATC encodes the following:
- a CDS encoding ATP-binding cassette domain-containing protein, which produces MPQSSVHPSVVLDDVSFHWPDGTVALRDVSGSFPAGSTGLVGRNGTGKTTLLRLVAGDLIPTAGRIQRTGDVATLAQRLTLDVDIPVADLLGAGPALRAVRAIEAGDVALRHFDAVGDDWDIEARCHAALAEAGLQPDMLDRRVGELSGGEAVLAAIAGLRAGGAAITLLDEPTNNLDRDARHRLYDLVDQWQGTLIVVSHDISLLERMDDTAELYDHTLSVFGGPYSQWRAWLDAEQDAARQAERAAAQHYRRERRDRIEAETKISHRLAMGRKAEREKRVPKIVAGGLKRAAQVSAGKYRSEMADREQAARAALDLAERRIRDDDAVRIDLPDPGVAAGRRIATIAGDQRAWIIQGPERVALVGPNGAGKTTLLERLVGGGGSVGDILIEPHTDRIGYLPQRVDGLNDQDSVLANIAAAAPHTGTVELRNRLARFLIRGAAVDRPVSALSGGERFRVALARLLLADPAPHLLVLDEPTNNLDLDTVDQLVAALSSYRGAVLVVSHDDAFLGRLGVDLVLELRDGALEEL